The following is a genomic window from Carassius gibelio isolate Cgi1373 ecotype wild population from Czech Republic chromosome B7, carGib1.2-hapl.c, whole genome shotgun sequence.
TGTTCTTCAGCCATAGCTCTCGCTGAGTAGGGTCCTTCGGAAAGGTGTAGAACCGCAGATCGCGATCCCGGTGCGAGTTGTTGTAGCATCCGGGCACGCAGCACGTGAAGCCGGGCATGATAGTGAAAAAGATCCACCAGTATAACTGCTGTCTATTGGAAGTtttcttaattttgttttgtttggttgctTTGCGTGCTGTTATCCAGACCAGCGGCCTACAAGCGGAACTACACGTCCCACAATACTTACGACTTCCTGTTTTGGTTTCAAATGCTGGTAGACAGACTCGCGTCTGCGCAGATGtgcatataaaacaaatataggAATACGTATAACATTTACTAAAAAATACACAATACGTAATACGTAAATAAAAGCGTTATTATGACAGACTGTTTCCTTTAACATCTATATCACTGGTTAGAGTGTGTTAATCTTTATAATGTCTAGTTTACTGTTTGGACAATTACAGTGATTATTGAACAAGAATCTgcaatatttgattaaaacaaacaaaaatgttgaaaGAATGCATTGTTTAGGAAAGCTGCAGGCATTACATCACAAGTAGCAGCATGAGCAACTGAGAATAGATAGCTACAAATAAGAATAATagaatttcatttattaatagcCCTTCATGACCAATAATAGCTATTTATTATGCAGCCTACTTGCagcatagaaagagagagagagagagtcattgAAAGGAAACGATCAAAGCCACAAAGGGAAATTGTGGATCAAGCTTACAACATGTCCATAAGATCTAGCCGTTCTGTTTTTCCTTAAATTATGGATGCATTTGCCACAAGTCtgttattagtaattaataaatgctTACAAACTGGTACTGTTGGGCAgcacgataaatcacatgcactatTGAAGTCTTTCAATCAGGTTTTAAAGATCTACATAGCACTGAATCGGCCCTGTTAAGAGTTTTAAATGACACATTTCTCATAACAGATTCAGGGAAACCCATGGCTCTTTTCCTCTTAGAGTTAATCGCTGCATTTGAATGTTGTCTACCACAACATTCTTCTGTCATGCCTGGAGTCTTGTGACTTATTTGTCAAATAGGTGTTTTACTGTTCAGATGGCATTGTGTTTCTACTGACATTCCCCTTGGTTGTGTGTTTAGATTGCCTAAATGAACTTAAGCTATGGCTTTCAAGCAGTTTATTATGCCTGAATGAAAACAAatcagaaattattttgtttgGTCCTATATAGGGGAATGTTGCTTTAAGTTTTGATCTTGGCTTCCTCATTCCATATAATAGAGTGTTAGGAACTTGGGCATTTTATTTAAATCCAGTTTAATATTTGATAAACAGATTTCAAGTCATGTTACCAACTTCGCCTTTTCAGTAAAGTTAAGGCCTTTCTATCTAGAAAAAAATCTTGAAACAGCTATCCATGCCTTTATAACATCTCAGCTTGATTATTGTAActctttgtattttgttttttctcAGTGTTCAATTTCTCATCTTCAGTTCGTCCAGAATGCAGTCGCTACACAGCTCGAAGGGAAGTGAAAATATGACCATATTAATCCTATTTTAAAGTTCCGTTCCGACATGGCTTCCTGTTAAgtataggattgattttaaaatcttattatttgtttataaagcCCTCAATCACCTGGCTCCTCAATACATTACGGATTTGCTGCTTCTGTATACCCTTTTAGAACCTTTGATCTTGTGAGCTTGGCCTTTACTCATAATAGGAATAGCCTTCCTCTGTTTATTAGACATGCCTCTTCTATTAgtatttttcaatattattaaagATATATTCACCTTTGCTTATAACACTCCTTAGtatgtttcttgttttattttatttttactgtaccCTGATGATCTTATTTGTCTTTTGATTcccttttacttttattttatttgtgttttattctttgttaaagcactttggtcaacctaggttgtgtttaaatgtgctctataaataaacattgttgttgttgttgagagtCCAAAGCATCTGGTCAATCTAGCTCACTTATCTTCATGATAAGCTCAGAACACTATGTAAATATGTGCCTATGATAAAGAAGTCTtttcaaggaatagttcacctaaaaattctgtcatcatttgctctccCTCAACAGAAGTTTCTCTCTTCTGTTGAACAGGACACTCTTGAAAAATACGGTAGATTTTTAATCTCAGTCAGTCTCTTCCTGGCTAAATAAAGGTAACGAACACAAAATAActaattttaaagaatgttggtggtaaccaaacagttgctggaagacattgacttccataatgttttttccccctccatAATATGCAAGTAAATGGCTACAGGCAACTGTTTTGTGTTCTTTATGTCTacattaactattttatttttctatttattttcacaggtttttttttttttagccatatTATATTACCACAATGTTAGGAAGTCTAAATATGGTTTAAATTCtgttttttgtaattttctaCACATggtagaaataatgttttttcccTGGGAGTCACAATTCTGAAGAATATGATGACCTATTTTACCACGACTGAATTCATGGAATGTGCTGCTAAACTGTTTGTTCAATGATATGGGCGTGACAGATAAACCGACGGTTCGCGCATGCGCACATAATCAGACGTCTCGCTTTAGAAATCATCCCACACAGCAATGGAAAGGAAGCATAGCAACAGCAGTATTGTTAAGTTACACAAAACCGTACCGTGATTTCAAGACGGCCGAAGAATGCCCCGTAAGTCGAGAGGGTGGGAGGCGTGACGGGTTTGTCCTGTTTTTCCTCGTGCTGTTGAGATGACATGAGAGCAGAGCCCTGACTAAAGTCAAGCAGAAAGGGAGGGAGGTGTCCACCATCCTCTGGCCATCATCATTCTCCACAGCAGCCCAGGCGCCATCGCATCCCACGGCTTTGTTTTGTGGTAAGTTAACAGCCCATATGAAACTAACAGAGCCGTTGAAAAATGAACCAATAACCGAGCCAAAAGCCACCGATTTGACACGAGCAAACGAGAGTATTTGTGCGGTAGAAATACACCGGTCTCGGCTACGTTAAGCCACAACGTTATGTATCTGCTACGAGGCATGCTAACTATGAAAGAGTTTCAAGTTTGatcatgtgtaatttttttttaaattgtataaaacacatgaaatatatttaaatgctaaACGTTTAAACCGGGTTAACGTTACCCTAACCGCCCTACATCCGCGGGTTAGCGCGAGGAAGTGATGCTAATGTTAGTGCGCCTCTGGGATGGGTCACAAAATTGATATAGTTTACGtttctttattaaaaacaacataatTCCTTTAGTTCATTTCTTCTTTTTCAATTCTTTAGGAATGTTCGTGATCTAGAAATAGATTTACTACCTGAATACTACTTGAATAGTTTGCAAATTAAGACTAGCCCTACTAGGAACTACCTTGTGTTTAGTACACAGAGGAAATACAAACATGCTTCTCATTTGCCTTGGCTGGGCAGGTGCACAGCTTTTGGGATGTAAATTATTGCAAAACAGCTGGTATTTCAGCAACGCCCTTGCTTGTATCTGACAGCTGTCACTCGAGCCACTGATAACAGTGCTTTATCTCTATTGTGTATTGATCGTGATAGCCTGAAGTGGCCCTGAGGTTAATTTTAACTTGGAGCTTGGTGTCGACATGTTTGCAGCTACATGCACTGTATCTAGAGATTATGTTGCATACATGTGCAAATGTCAGTGTCAGTAAACTTTGATGTATCTTTCTCTTTTCACAGGCAAGCATCTGCGTCAAAAGAGATTACAGCAGTGTGGAATGAGACAGAGTTGATTGTAAGTAAGAATAATGTTGCCGGGCGTGGGTGTATTTGGAACCGGGCAGACGGTACGTGTCTTAGTGCCATTGCTCCAAAAGGAAGGCTTCCCTGTTCAGGCTGTTTGGGGCCGTACACAAGAGGAAGCAGAGTCACTAGCCAGCGAGCTGGACATCCCCTTTTCCACCAACAAGACAGATGATGTGTTGTTACATCCAGAAGTCCATCTTGTCTGCATATTGACACCTCCTCCACACACACGTCAGATTGCAGTAAAAGCACTAGGTGAGACTTATTTTCTTTTGCTTCTTATCTTGATTGTCCATGTCGTCTCAGGGGATTAGGTTGGGTTCCTTCCTGGACTCAACTAGAGTGTTTACTGTGCTACTGTTTACTTAACAACTTGGCACAAGCCGCAGTGGGCTTTTTTTCCCCTGCTAATCAAATGTTGCATTCTTAGATCACTGAACCCCTCAGCACAGTTGAGATTATGTTGATAAAGCACTTGCTTCAAGCAGAAACTTGTCAGGCAAACAACATTTGCAGTTTTGATCGTCATTGTTTAatcattttcttctcttttctcaTTCTCTGTAGGTATAGGTAAAAATGTGATCAGCGAGCAGGCAGCTACACTGACAGATGCCTGTAAGATGGTGACAGCGGCAAGATATTATCCACAGCTTATGAGTATCATGGGAAATTCCTTGCGCTTCTTGCCCgcatttgtccaaatgaagcgCCTGCTAGGAGAGGGTTATTGTGGGAACTTGCAGGTATTGgaatttcaccaaaaaaataaaaaataaaaacgttacATTCAACAGGAATACATTCAATTGAAaacttggggtcagtaagatggttttttaataaaattaatacttttattcatcaacgaTGCTGTAAATagttcttatatgctgatttttaacagaatttatttgaaagaaaaatcttgggatcgtgtgacactgaagactaaaataCTGCAAAAAATGTCCCGTCTAAGCAATaaaaaactgattatttttaattgtaataatcttttacagtattactgtttttactggttttgatcaaataaatgcagtcttggcaaGCATGAGACTTTAAAAGAGTGTAAAAAAAAGTCCCTGGTAGTGTATATaatgatatttataatgttaagaTTAAATATAATCCTACAAACCTAACTCTttcaaacactgataataataataataaatgtttctagaccaccaaatcagcacattagaataatttctgaaggatcatgttacactgaaaatTGAACTaacatacaatatttaaaaaatagtagATAAAAACGTCTTGTATCCAGTATTGGCTAAAAGGAtttgctaaattattaaaatatattacaatgatatttaataacagttaaaatggtaaaaaatatttcacaaggttactgttttcaaataaacacagctttGGTAATACTGCTtgcaaaacattaaacaatcttttaaaattttatataaggTCAactatttagatatttttgttgGACTTAGTTtagtgaataaataataataatgtgagcCATTCTTAAAATACTAAGCCTCTTAACTTCTCTTTATTAAGGCATATGTTACCTTATTACATAACTTAGACTGCTCAAAATATGAACTCcttcagtaaatatttttttctctccttttcaaAGGTATGTGAAGCACGTGTTTATGGAGGCTCGCTGCTCAGCCAGTCATATGGATGGGCATGGGAGGAGCTGATGGGGGGAGGTGGCCTGCACACAGTTGGCTCCTGCATCATTGACCTCCTGAGCCACCTCACGGGACGTCGGGCTGTGCGTGTGCATGGAATGCTCCGGACTTTCGTACATCAAGGTGGCCCAGCGGGAGGGATTCGTTCTGTGACTGCAGATGACTACGCTTGCTTTCAGCTGCTGATGAATGGAGGAGTGGTTTGCAGCGTGACATTAAACTTTAATCTACCAGGCACAGATGTGCATGAGATCATGCTTGTGGGGTCATCAGGACGACTTGTTGCTCGAGGAACAGAGCTCTACGGCCAACGGGCCAGCATGCAAGTAGAGGAGCGTCTTTTGAGCGATGGGGGAGAAGCTGTAGGGCCATCTGTCAGGGGACTGAACAGCATGGTGACTCAACTCAGACTTTCGTTTCAGACACAAGAGGACAGGCGCTCTTGGGTCCGGCATCCTGTTTCCATGGCAGCCTCCTTCGAGGATGGGCTGTATGTACAGACGGTTGTAGATGCTATCAAACGGTCAAATCGCACTGGAGAGTGGGAGTCAGTGGAGGTCAAGATTCAGGATGTTGACTCGAACCACAACCACAGAACCCTGTCAAACTAACAAAACACACAGTTACATTCTATATATGCTAGCTTATTAACACCATTCACTTTCTTTTACAACAAAACAACCATGctttaattttaaacatatagATGAGTGGTTACCAACCATGTTCCTGGAGGAACATGCATCTCTCCTTTGTCTGACacccatttcaggtcttggagtctgtACTAAGCTGATGGTCTGAATTAAGGAGACATGAAAACATTCAGTGTTTGGGGGCCCCCAGGAACATGGTTAAAAACCACTCATATACATAATTTGACAAAGTTTTCGTATACTATCTGAAAGTTTTAAGATGGGTCACTTGTGCAAAACACTGGAAAATGCATCACTGGATAGGAATTGTGGTTTCAGGGTTGTCTTGTTGGTTTTTTTACTGTAACAAAAAAAGATGTGCAAAGCTTAGCtgtgaaaaaaacatttctgtgcTTTTCCTATTTTATGTGATCTTTTGAGTTTAAATTTGAGTCAAGGGATGTTTAAATGTAAGCCTattaagttttatattttatttgagtaGTGAAGATAAGCTTGTGATCTGctgaggttttttttcttcttctgtatatatgtgtgagagagagagttttaagAGCACTGATAAACTTATGCAGGACACTAGATATCATTTACTGTAATATACCTGTTGTGACTTATTGCCTGATGTCCAGTGCATTGGACATGTTAACGGTTCAACTAAGCTGCACAAGTTtcttgaattacattttttattgcagAATTTGTGTCTGTTAATGATGGGTTGATGCGTGGatggtgtttttattatttgttatgagtttaaaaatacatatttaaatttaatttaatatttttaaatcccTACTGAATAACAACATATTTACCTTGTTTTGTCCTTTTTGCTGGCATTCTAATGGGGCGCTAAAGGCTCGTGTCTAGATGGTAACCCTCGTTTGAAGATTTACATCCCAGTATACcttctgtctatatatatatatatatatatatatatatatataaaatcttttttttgtgtgcaaatttTAGAAAATCACAAAACTAGGAGGATTCTGGGGATATGTGAAGCTTATGtacagtttaatttaatgttttgtgcTAAAGATTCAATAAAcctcaaaacaatttttttttacattctacaCAAACCAAACACTTTTCCTATGAAATTAGTATTTGTGTGACGTCTAGTTCTATTTTTACTATAAACATTACAGCATGTATTAGTTCAGTCACAGACAATTCAGtaaacagtaaattaacataattgttactattacaattaaaataggCAACAAAGTTAACAGACACTAGCTAGACTTAAGACAGTAACTCAAAACAGACAGCCTACAATTTAACAATGTTGACGAAAGGGTACaccctactaaaaaaaaaaatatatatatatatatatatatatatatatatataatgctacaTATACAAAACAAAACGATATAGTATTGTGTCTCCCTCACATTTTTCCTCAGTGACTGGTAGCGAGCAGAGCATCAGAACCAACGCGCATGCGCGAGAAGTGAACGCAAAGAAGGTTACCCTTACTGCGAGCAGACAGTCAGTATTCAAAGTCGACTACTTCGAAAATGGCGGCACGAAAACGAAGTATAGTCTGGTCATTTTTCCAAGCTGAAGATGACAGAAGAGTGCTGTGTCTTCTCTGTATGAAGACGGTTTTGTATTTTGGTCATACAACAAACATGCTTCGCCACTTACGGACGAAACACCCCTCTGATTTTTCCTCGCTCGACAAAAGGAAGCCTGCGACTGATGCGGTCTCCAAACGCAGCGACAGCGGCTGCGTGGAAGGTATGAATCGTTCAGTTACTGCATTGTAACGTTAGTGTTCACATTCATGTACAGTGTCACGATGTTTAACTACATCGATGCGTCTATTAGACAGCTGTCTGGAAATTACGCCGCACATCTTTGATTGGTGATGTTTCCCTCCATTTTGGCCTATGCACGTGCTTAAACTCAACATATGCGAGTCCAAAGGCAATATAAAAAGGCGCGTTGTCGTTCAAAACAGCGCTTGTTGTGATTGCGAGATTCAGTATCGACTCCTCCGTAAGAACGGGCTCGTTTTTACAGAGTCTTTATTCAGAGGGACGAGGGTTTTGTTTAGGCCAGGGTTTTGGGTGGATGTCGCAACGACGCCATGTTGTTTTCTTCAAACAATTGTCTACTGCGTCGACCGTTTACAAAAGGCTAATTCTACGTATTGACAGGATCTCAAACGAATTTCCCCGACCTGAGTTGATTCGGTTCGACTCGTTCAGTCAAACGAATGAATCTTTTGAATCGTGTCGCTGATTTGGATCACTAATATACTGCGCTCTGACTGAGGGAGCCTCCCGCCCCCTCCTGTCCGAAATAAACCGGACAGAAGACCTCCAACCGTAACGACCCCGTTCTGTATGTAGCATCAAATCATGTATTATATACGACCGATCTATGATTAGTGAATTGTACATAATGGCTGTGGTTTTATACAATCTGAATTGTATCGAGCTTTATTTGATCCGAAATTGTCACGTGATGCACCGTATGTCACATCCCCGGATGGGCGCGATTTTTCAAAAATTCTAAAACTAGTGGGTGATGTGTTGAAGCTAAGATTATTTGTTGATGTGCCTAGTTTAATATCACCTAAATTATAAAACGTATAGAAATAGACAGAGGAATAGGAACGGGTATGAAGTGCAGCACCTGATGATCATGTCAGTTATGCTCCGCTTCCATATCCAATTCTTCCATATTCTTTCGTTGCTTGGCAACATTCTGTTCTGTCGTCATCTAACTTTAGCGCGGAATATATTTTTGTGAACCTCAAAAGACCagtttgtatttttaaacaaagcgGTTTACATTTAGCATTATCTATTGCATATGTACTCATttcttttatatttctgtttgactTTAGCTTGGGATAATAAAATTTTTTACCATTTGATGGTCTTTtagtaatacaaattaaatacagGTTATtacaagtgttattttatttggtttactGTCTGTAATTCAGTCTGTCCTTATGCATTCT
Proteins encoded in this region:
- the LOC127961981 gene encoding glucose-fructose oxidoreductase domain-containing protein 2: MLPGVGVFGTGQTVRVLVPLLQKEGFPVQAVWGRTQEEAESLASELDIPFSTNKTDDVLLHPEVHLVCILTPPPHTRQIAVKALGIGKNVISEQAATLTDACKMVTAARYYPQLMSIMGNSLRFLPAFVQMKRLLGEGYCGNLQVCEARVYGGSLLSQSYGWAWEELMGGGGLHTVGSCIIDLLSHLTGRRAVRVHGMLRTFVHQGGPAGGIRSVTADDYACFQLLMNGGVVCSVTLNFNLPGTDVHEIMLVGSSGRLVARGTELYGQRASMQVEERLLSDGGEAVGPSVRGLNSMVTQLRLSFQTQEDRRSWVRHPVSMAASFEDGLYVQTVVDAIKRSNRTGEWESVEVKIQDVDSNHNHRTLSN